The DNA segment TGCTCAGCTGCCCGGGGTCGATACCTTTACCTTTGCGGATCGCAGTACGCGATCATGCAGCATATAGCCTTTCTGAAATACCTCGGCAACCTTTGGCACATCCTGCCCTTCCTCGGCCGGGGCAGAGGCCACCGCTTCATGCCGCTGGGGATCAAACTCGTCCCCGACCGACTCGAACCGTTTCAGGCCGTACTTGTTCTCGAGCATCCCGACGAGCTGCTTCTCGATCATAACAACCCCGTCATGAAAGGCCTGAAAATCCTGGGACTCCCTGGTGGAGCTGATCGCACGTTCGAAATCATCGATCACGTTAACCAGGTCGGCGAGTATCTGCTGGTTGGCATACTTGGCGAAATCCTCTTTCTCCCGCAGCATCCGCTTGCGAAAGTTCTCGAAATCCGCATGCTTGCGCAGATACTTGTCCTTGAGTTCACTGTTCTCTTCTTCGAGCGCGGCAACGCGCTGTTGCAGGAAATCGGTACCGGCGTCCTCATCACGGGACTCCGCGCCTGCTGCTGTCGCTTCGCCCTGCGCTGCTTGGGCCTCCTGCGCTGTCTCGGCATCCGGAGCTGCCTGACTGTCTGTTGCAACGGAATCCTGATCCAGGTTCTCTTCCGTTTCTTTGGAGTAATCCTCGTTTGTACTCATTGAATTTCCTCAAGCTGTCTTGAATTGTGACCTAAAGATACCGATATCACCCGGCTATCGTCAAGAGATAGCCGGGTTTTGGCGGCCGAAACTATGTCGGGGTAACTATTTGTGGGCAATTTCCAGGATCAGTTCAACCTCACCCGGGCTGAGCTTGGTCGCCTTGGCGATCTCCTCAATCTGCCAGCCGTTGCGGGAGAGCTTGATGACCGTATCACGAACCTGTACCGAAGGGGCCTCCTTGGAGCCATTCGATCCCCCCGGCTGGTCCTTCAGCAGGCTTCCCAGCATGCGCAGCTGTTCATCTGCCGAGCGATTGATCTCCTCGAAACGAGTCTCGGTACGGGCCAGCCATTCACGAGCCTGCTGCAGCTTGTCCATACGCCCCTCGATATCACTCAGAACCGTGTTCAGATTCTTGAGCTGGGATACTGCCGTCTCGACCGAGGCCTTGTCCTGCTGTACCTCGCCTACCATGTTCAGCATCTCGTTAATCTTGGCCGGCACGCTGTCCAGCTCCTGACCAATCCCCTGCAGCTGATGTTCGATGTCCTGAACCCGCTGGAAGTTTTCATCGATTGCTTTGGTGGTACCGGTAATTACCTCCTGCTTGGCCTGCATTCGCTGATATCGCTCATCTACCGATCCCTGGAGTTCTTCCAGACTGCGCAGCTTGAGCTGCATCGCCTGCATGGTGTCATGCGAGTCGTTCAGGCTCTGGACCTGCGAATCGACTGCCTGGGACAGTCGCATCAGCTCCTGATACTCCTGTTCCAGCTGATCGATACGGCGCTTCTCCTGCGTGAACTTGCCCATCTTGTCCAGCGCCTCGTCGCCCAGCTTGCGCAGACGCTGGAACTGGGCCTCCATCTCGCGCAGTTCCTTGCGTTGATTCTCTACCCGCTGCAGATCGGTCCTGAGTTCCTCGATCGATTCCTGCAGGCTGATCTTGAGGGCGTCGGCACGCTCGAAAATTCTGGTCTGATCAATAAAGGCCTTCTGCCGCTTCTCGATCTCCTCTACATTCAGGCTCAACATATTCGCTCGGTCCTCGAGCTTGCCA comes from the Spirochaeta africana DSM 8902 genome and includes:
- the grpE gene encoding nucleotide exchange factor GrpE, yielding MSTNEDYSKETEENLDQDSVATDSQAAPDAETAQEAQAAQGEATAAGAESRDEDAGTDFLQQRVAALEEENSELKDKYLRKHADFENFRKRMLREKEDFAKYANQQILADLVNVIDDFERAISSTRESQDFQAFHDGVVMIEKQLVGMLENKYGLKRFESVGDEFDPQRHEAVASAPAEEGQDVPKVAEVFQKGYMLHDRVLRSAKVKVSTPGS